One Mangifera indica cultivar Alphonso chromosome 4, CATAS_Mindica_2.1, whole genome shotgun sequence genomic region harbors:
- the LOC123213528 gene encoding zinc finger CCCH domain-containing protein 48-like: MGLASEIWIFDGIWIVFEGMVNMSLLSIDSLSISFFIIVWRSRCPYQREGQPANRALCKFNLVGKCNRNPCRFLHSQPPILTELSSALPKDWPKKNTNFSGRKNLWTLSGSKDGIRKTPNHNRPKNSLASSSGSVESGNKISTLKTPPKVCEYWLSGNCMKGDNCRFMHSRFCGNGISMLAKLDGHQKAVSGIALPLGSDKLYSGSKDGTVRVWDCHTGQCANVIYLGDEVGCLICEGPWVFIGMPNLVRAWNIESSSEFILNEPVGQVYCLVVANEMLFAGAQDGGIFAWKGSPGAKNPFHHVGSLRGHSHSVTCLTVGCNMLCTGSMDNTIRVWDLDTLQSVMTLDGHTDAPMSLLCWDKFLLSYSLDKTIKVWGVVGGNFEVAHTHNEDHGLLALCGLNDFGQPVLLCACNDNSVHLYDLPLGRVYFQNGKLETFRLVLMASFSLVMEPGC; the protein is encoded by the exons ATGGGATTAGCTTCTGAAATTTGGATCTTCGATGGGATTTGGATTGTCTTTGAAGGAATGGTTAATATGTCTTTGTTATCCATTGATTCTCTCTCTATATCCTTCTTTATTATAGTATGGAGGTCAAGGTGCCCATATCAAAGGGAAGGACAGCCTGCTAACCGTGCATTATGTAAATTCAATCTGGTTGGAAAGTGCAACAGAAACCCCTGTAGGTTTTTACATTCACAACCACCAATCCTGACTGAACTTTCAAGCGCTTTACCTAAAGACTGGCCAAAGAAGAATACCAACTTTAGTGGCAGGAAGAATTTGTGGACTTTGAGTGGCTCAAAAGATGGAATCAGAAAGACCCCCAATCATAACAGACCTAAGAACTCCTTGGCTTCTTCTTCTGGAAGTGTTGAGTCTGGAAACAAGATAAGTACTTTGAAGACTCCACCAAAGGTCTGTGAATACTGGCTATCTGGAAATTGTATGAAAGGTGATAACTGCCGGTTTATGCATTCACGGTTTTGCGGGAATGGGATCTCAATGCTGGCAAAGCTTGATGGGCACCAGAAG GCTGTCAGTGGGATTGCCCTTCCTTTAGGGTCAGACAAGCTTTATTCAGGTAGTAAAGATGGAACAGTACGAGTTTGGGACTGTCATACTGGTCAATGTGCCAATGTAATCTATCTTGGTGATGAAGTTGGCTGCTTGATTTGTGAGGGGCCATGGGTCTTTATAGGCATGCCCAATCTTGTCAGG GCATGGAATATTGAGTCATCATCAGAATTTATCCTTAATGAACCAGTTGGCCAAGTTTATTGCCTGGTTGTTGCTAATGAAATGCTCTTTGCTGGAGCACAG GATGGTGGTATTTTTGCATGGAAAGGCAGTCCTGGAGCTAAGAATCCTTTTCATCATGTTGGATCTCTAAGAGGCCACTCTCACTCTGTGACATGTTTAACTGTTGGATGCAATATGCTTTGCACTGGTTCCATGGACAATACAATAAGG GTTTGGGATCTTGATACTCTACAGTCTGTTATGACACTAGATGGTCATACTGATGCACCAATGTCTCTTCTATGCTgggataaatttttgttatcctATTCATTGGACAAGACTATAAAAGTTTGGGGTGTTGTGGGAGGCAACTTTGAAGTAGCCCATACACATAACGAAGATCAT GGTCTGCTTGCGCTTTGTGGGTTGAATGATTTTGGACAACCAGTATTATTGTGCGCTTGTAACGATAATTCTGTTCACCTATATGATTTACCATT AGGGCGAGTATATTTTCAAAACGGGAAGTTAGAGACATTCAGGTTGGTCCTGATGGCCTCATTTTCACTGGTGATGGAACCAGGATGTTAA
- the LOC123213636 gene encoding probable leucine-rich repeat receptor-like protein kinase At1g35710, whose translation MSTVSVGSLVNLSSSLISLNLWDTQMQGRFPNEIFLFPFLQRLRISSNRDMTSIMPEFNKSSPLRVLDLSLQSLSGKLPNIFDNLVHLNYLSVGDCNFNGSLPPSLENLTEFTYIDLSGNGFTGQGQFPSQISDLSYLRVIYLNNNLMRGRVPAWLFTLPSLESLDLSHNKLTGSIKQFQQPGPIRQVDLSDNKIHGPIPYSIFQLLDLTNLALAKNNFSGNVQLEMLSKLEGPLPSSLVNCQDLNILDVGNNRINDSFPNWLVNFQSLKYMIVILCVTRYFTLVEYLFLGPTNASTARGLLQCNPQAHSSVNASSGEVQGMQQQYIGVFNPSSCSVEREFGPRDAAAKVLVRFYNILASGAKGVQGL comes from the exons ATGTCTACTGTATCAGTTGGTTCTTTGGTAAACCTGTCTTCTTCTTTGATATCTCTCAACCTTTGGGATACTCAGATGCAAGGCAGGTTTCCAAATGAAATTTTTCTGTTTCCATTTCTCCAGAGGCTAAGAATATCATCAAATAGAGACATGACAAGTATTATGCCAGAGTTTAATAAGAGCAGTCCTCTCAGAGTATTGGATCTCTCTCTCCAAAGTTTATCAGGAAAATTACCTAACATATTTGACAATCTTGTGCACTTAAATTATCTATCAGTGGGTGATTGCAATTTCAATGGGTCACTTCCACCATCACTCGAAAACCTTACAGAATTCACCTATATAGATTTGTCAGGCAACGGTTTTACTGGTCAA GGTCAGTTTCCAAGTCAGATAAGTGATCTTTCATATCTACGTGTCATCtacttaaataataatcttatGAGGGGCAGAGTTCCGGCCTGGTTGTTTACTCTGCCATCTTTGGAAAGTTTAGATCTTTCCCACAATAAACTCACAGGTTCGATTAAGCAGTTCCAGCAGCCTGGTCCAATACGTCAAGTTGATTTGAGTGATAACAAGATTCACGGTCCAATTccatattcaatttttcaacttttggatCTCACAAATCTAGCACTTGCAAAAAATAACTTCAGTGGCAATGTGCAGTTGGAGATGCTTTCAAAG TTAGAGGGACCATTACCATCATCTTTGGTTAATTGTCAAGATCTGAATATCCTTGATGTCGGAAATAACAGGATTAATGATAGCTTTCCGAATTGGTTAGTAAATTTTCAAAGTCTTAAG TATATGATTGTGATTTTATGTGTCACTCGCTACTTCACTCTTGTTGAGTATTTATTTCTTGGGCCAACTAATGCGAGCACAGCAAGGGGGTTGTTGCAGTGCAATCCGCAAGCACACAGCAGTGTGAACGCAAGTTCAGGTGAGGTTCAAGGTATGCAACAGCAATATATAGGGGTGTTCAACCCATCATCCTGCAGTGTAGAAAGGGAGTTCGGGCCACGGGATGCAGCGGCCAAGGTTTTAGTCCGATTCTACAATATTCTTGCAAGTGGAGCTAAGGGAGTCCAAGGGTTATGA
- the LOC123214964 gene encoding uncharacterized protein LOC123214964: protein MALAIALTQSCVLCFSTRQLRSAIIFQAKRGCRNVLGREMRFTNFLVSKVSRICYPSKHIYAEKTLVQVDSYDSKSLLDQSKLFNKETAATFSSDLCRFTEFSN, encoded by the exons ATGGCTCTTGCAATTGCGCTTACACAATCATGTGTTTTG TGTTTTAGTACGAGACAGTTGAGAAGTGCTATAATCTTTCAAGCAAAGAGAGGATGCCGAAATGTTTTGGGTAGAGAGATGAG GTTTACTAACTTCTTAGTGTCTAAAGTATCGAGAATATGTTATCCATCAAAGCATATATATGCTGAAAAAACGTTGGTGCAAGTAGACAGTTATGACTCGAAAAGCTTATTGGATCAGTCTAAATTGTTTAATAAG GAAACTGCTGCAACATTTTCCTCAGACCTATGCAGATTTACAGAATTCTCAAATTGA